One window from the genome of Lynx canadensis isolate LIC74 chromosome E3, mLynCan4.pri.v2, whole genome shotgun sequence encodes:
- the ZNF48 gene encoding zinc finger protein 48: MERAVEPWGPDLQGAEEREQLRGARTGLGSENVEISQPDEFEHPPQEDDLGFKEEEDPAPGHEVGNASLKPEGIQTWDDLWVQREGPGKPQARDRGPRLLGEPRWGQASDRAAVCGECGKSFRQMSDLVKHQRTHTGEKPYKCGVCGKGFGDSSARIKHQRTHSGEKPYRARPPAQGPPKIPRSRIPAGERPTICGECGKSFRQSSDLVKHQRTHTGEKPYKCGICGKGFGDSSARIKHQRTHRGEQPPRPVVPRRQPSRAATAAPQGPKAQDKPYICTDCGKRFVLSCSLLSHQRSHLGPKPFGCDVCGKEFARGSDLVKHLRVHTGEKPYLCPECGKGFADSSARVKHLRTHSGERPHACPECDRTFSLSSTLLRHRLTHMEPQDFSFPGYPLAPLIPSPPPSSSPPPPPLGTSPPLTPRSPSHSGDGPFGLPGLEPEPGGPQAGEPPPPLAGDKPHKCPECGKGFRRSSDLVKHHRVHTGEKPYLCPECGKGFADSSARVKHLRTHRGERARPPPPSTLLRPHNPPGPAPMAPRPRVRAQPSGPSQPHVCGFCGKEFPRSSDLVKHRRTHTGEKPYKCAECGKGFGDSSARIKHQRGHLVLRPFGTGDGRARPLKEEPPTGLE; encoded by the exons ATGGAGCGCGCGGTGGAGCCCTGGGGCCCGGATCTCCAGGGCGCAGAGGAGAGGGAGCAGCTGAGAGGCGCCCGCACAG GTTTAGGGAGTGAGAATGTGGAGATTTCTCAGCCGGATGAGTTTGAACATCCCCCCCAGGAGGATGACTTGGGGTTCAAGGAAGAGGAAGATCCGGCTCCAGGTCATGAAGTAGGAAATGCCTCTCTCAAACCTGAAGGCATCCAGACCTGGGATGACTTGTGGGTCCAGAGAGAGGGACCGGGAAAACCTCAGGCTCGGGACAGAGGTCCCCGGCTCCTGGGAGAGCCACGCTGGGGCCAGGCTAGCGATCGGGCTGCCGTGTGTGGTGAGTGTGGCAAGAGCTTTCGGCAGATGTCAGATCTGGTGAAACACCAGCGGACCCACACAGGGGAGAAACCCTACAAGTGTGGGGTCTGCGGCAAGGGCTTTGGGGATAGCTCTGCGCGTATCAAACACCAGCGAACTCATAGTGGTGAAAAGCCCTACAGAGCCCGACCACCAGCCCAGGGTCCCCCAAAGATTCCTCGGTCCAGGATCCCGGCTGGTGAGCGCCCCACTATCTGCGGTGAATGTGGCAAGAGCTTCCGGCAGAGTTCTGACCTGGTGAAACACCAGCGGACACACACGGGTGAGAAGCCCTACAAATGTGGCATCTGCGGCAAGGGCTTTGGCGACAGTTCTGCTCGTATAAAGCACCAGCGGACACACCGGGGGGAGCAGCCACCCCGGCCCGTGGTGCCCAGACGGCAGCCTTCTCGAGCAGCCACGGCAGCCCCACAGGGACCCAAGGCCCAGGACAAGCCATATATCTGCACCGATTGTGGCAAAAGATTTGTGCTCAGCTGCAGCCTTCTGAGCCACCAGCGCAGTCACCTGGGGCCCAAACCTTTTGGCTGTGATGTGTGTGGAAAGGAGTTTGCCCGGGGCTCAGACCTGGTGAAGCACCTGCGGGTGCATACGGGAGAGAAGCCCTACCTGTGCCCTGAGTGTGGCAAGGGCTTTGCCGACAGCTCTGCCCGGGTCAAACACCTCCGCACCCACAGTGGGGAGAGGCCTCACGCCTGTCCGGAATGTGACCGCACCTTCAGCCTCAGCTCCACCCTCCTCCGCCACCGCCTCACTCACATGGAGCCCCAGGACTTCAGCTTCCCAGGCTACCCTTTGGCCCCCCTGatccccagcccaccccccagctcaagcccacccccacctcctcttggCACAAGCCCCCCACTGACACCTCGAAGCCCTTCACACTCAGGTGATGGGCCTTTTGGCCTGCCTGGCTTGGAGCCAGAGCCCGGGGGCCCACAGGCTGGGGAGCCACCCCCACCACTGGCAGGTGACAAGCCCCACAAGTGCCCTGAGTGTGGCAAGGGCTTCCGCCGAAGCTCGGACCTGGTGAAACACCATCGTGTGCACACAGGGGAGAAACCCTACCTCTGCCCTGAATGCGGCAAGggttttgctgacagctcggcccGAGTCAAGCACCTCCGCACCCACCGAGGTGAACGGGCTCggccaccaccaccatccactCTCCTGAGGCCACATAACCCCCCTGGCCCAGCACCCATGGCCCCTCGACCCCGAGTCCGAGCCCAGCCCTCTGGACCCAGCCAGCCCCATGTGTGTGGCTTCTGTGGGAAGGAGTTTCCCCGGAGCTCAGATCTGGTCAAACATAGGCGAACGCACACTGGGGAGAAGCCATATAAGTGTGCAGAGTGTGGCAAAGGTTTTGGTGACAGTTCTGCCCGAATCAAGCACCAGCGTGGGCACTTGGTCCTGAGGCCCTTTGGGACAGGGGATGGTCGGGCAAGGCCCCTCAAAGAGGAGCCACCAACAGGACTGGAATGA